From Methanobacterium bryantii, a single genomic window includes:
- a CDS encoding V4R domain-containing protein, with translation MAKTSDYVQLYMTPEGPKIIESATKTKILSLLEEKDLYFDEILAKTGKSKPTLSNHLKVLEDRGLIGSKSDPYDKRKKLFYIKARQYVELSTDIKLNIDLKNYFKNCFTQLDNPVDFYALSLRSIRFFLSNNGIDIDPLLVNIGNFMGEAMYEQVQSPKTERLVENMAIFLNKFEAGHIQLISKNPLTIRIDDNFECKDMVNTGIPNCAIAKGSFESIFSIHFQSEVSVEEIKCVAKGDKYCSFVIKKLDKKINLPVKGSIEFI, from the coding sequence ATGGCAAAAACATCTGATTATGTACAATTATATATGACTCCAGAGGGACCCAAAATAATTGAGTCTGCCACTAAAACTAAAATATTATCACTCCTTGAAGAAAAAGATCTTTATTTTGACGAAATTCTTGCCAAAACTGGCAAATCCAAACCTACTCTCTCAAATCATCTAAAAGTACTGGAAGACAGGGGCTTAATTGGATCAAAAAGCGATCCTTACGATAAACGAAAAAAATTATTTTATATTAAAGCAAGGCAGTATGTTGAATTATCTACAGATATAAAGCTAAATATTGATTTAAAAAATTATTTTAAGAATTGTTTTACTCAACTTGACAATCCAGTTGATTTCTATGCATTATCCCTTCGAAGTATTAGATTTTTTTTAAGTAATAACGGCATTGACATAGATCCATTACTAGTTAATATAGGAAATTTTATGGGCGAAGCAATGTATGAGCAAGTTCAATCCCCTAAGACTGAAAGATTAGTTGAGAATATGGCTATCTTTCTCAATAAATTCGAAGCAGGACATATCCAATTAATAAGTAAAAATCCCTTAACTATTCGCATTGATGATAATTTCGAATGCAAAGACATGGTTAATACAGGAATCCCCAATTGCGCAATTGCTAAAGGGTCCTTCGAGTCCATTTTCTCCATTCATTTCCAATCTGAAGTTTCAGTTGAGGAAATTAAATGTGTTGCTAAAGGAGATAAATACTGCTCCTTTGTTATAAAAAAGTTAGATAAAAAGATAAACTTACCTGTTAAAGGATCAATAGAATTTATTTAA
- the thiL gene encoding thiamine-phosphate kinase: MPRKISDVGEKGLIKRILSKAEKSEFNSTFLDKFSFKSLSDDAALINLGDQYLVTTSDMLFKSTHFPDDMNHDQIGKKVVTVNVSDLAAMGAKPIGIIVSMGLPRDMLLDEFEELIEGILDMCSKYDMKLIGGDTNESQELTLCGTCLGIVQKENVLMKDGAKPGDIIAITGPVGLAAAGFEVLFNKNKFQDLNPNYKDHLLKHALNPKARVNEGILLAKSGFITSATDITDGLVSEIDELVNANNHRIGMTLNEEMLPIPEEILEVADKTGKDPLEFALYYGEDFELLLTVKKECFKQIEERIQLYEIGNVTSSGKIEILHKDGTKNIIKPHGYEHLSPKKG; encoded by the coding sequence ATGCCCCGTAAAATTTCAGATGTTGGGGAAAAAGGACTTATAAAACGGATTTTAAGTAAAGCTGAAAAATCCGAATTTAATTCTACTTTTCTAGATAAATTTTCCTTTAAAAGCTTAAGTGATGATGCAGCACTTATCAATTTAGGAGATCAGTATCTAGTTACCACATCAGACATGCTTTTTAAATCTACTCATTTTCCAGATGATATGAATCATGATCAGATTGGTAAAAAGGTAGTAACCGTAAATGTGAGCGATTTAGCTGCAATGGGTGCTAAACCAATAGGAATCATTGTTTCCATGGGGCTGCCACGAGACATGTTACTTGATGAATTTGAAGAGCTAATTGAAGGCATTCTGGATATGTGTTCAAAATATGATATGAAGCTCATTGGAGGAGATACAAATGAATCTCAGGAGCTTACTCTTTGTGGAACATGTTTAGGAATTGTTCAAAAAGAAAACGTTTTAATGAAAGATGGAGCAAAACCCGGAGATATAATTGCTATCACCGGTCCTGTTGGACTTGCAGCTGCAGGATTTGAGGTTCTGTTTAATAAAAACAAATTTCAAGATTTGAATCCAAATTACAAAGATCACCTGTTGAAACATGCCTTAAATCCAAAAGCAAGAGTAAATGAAGGAATTTTACTTGCAAAAAGTGGCTTTATAACTTCTGCAACAGATATAACAGACGGCCTGGTAAGTGAAATTGATGAGCTCGTAAATGCAAATAATCACAGAATCGGCATGACATTAAATGAAGAAATGCTCCCTATCCCTGAAGAAATCCTGGAAGTAGCAGACAAAACAGGTAAAGATCCGCTAGAATTTGCTCTTTACTATGGCGAAGATTTTGAACTTCTTTTAACTGTTAAAAAAGAATGCTTTAAACAAATTGAAGAAAGAATCCAGCTCTATGAAATAGGAAATGTAACATCTTCTGGAAAAATAGAAATTCTGCATAAAGATGGGACAAAGAACATAATTAAACCCCACGGCTACGAACATTTATCCCCTAAAAAAGGTTAA
- a CDS encoding UbiD family decarboxylase, with protein sequence MREFLNLVLEEDFKVITVEKEVSAEYEVAKVLREHPKDVLIFENVKGYDMKIISGICNTRDKIARGISVTVPEITKRIMEATENPIPIKNVENVKKNFNTQKEPDLSKIPVPTYYKKDGGAYMTAGVVIAKDPETGVRNASIHRMLVSGKDKLGIRIVPRNLYTYYKKAEEMDKPLDIAIAISMHPATLLATTTSVPITTDELEVANNFHNGDLKLIKCESVDLDVPDAEIIMEGKILPHEREPEGPFVDLTDTYDVIRDEPIIKLNKIHYKKDPFYHAIMPAGFEHRLLQGLPQEPRIYNAVLNTVPTVQNVVLTEGGCCWLHAAVSIKKQTQGDGKNVLMAALAAHPSLKHAIVVDEDVDIFNPEDLEYAIATRVKGDDDIMIVPGARGSSLDPCAKPDGTTTKIGVDATKPLDKLEKFERVSFSE encoded by the coding sequence ATGAGAGAATTTTTGAATCTGGTTCTTGAAGAAGATTTTAAGGTTATAACGGTTGAGAAGGAAGTATCTGCTGAATATGAAGTCGCGAAGGTTTTAAGAGAACATCCAAAGGATGTATTGATCTTTGAAAATGTTAAAGGCTATGATATGAAGATCATATCTGGTATTTGCAACACTAGGGATAAGATTGCACGTGGAATTTCAGTTACAGTACCTGAAATTACAAAACGGATAATGGAAGCCACAGAGAACCCTATACCTATTAAAAATGTTGAAAATGTCAAAAAAAACTTCAATACTCAAAAAGAACCAGATTTAAGTAAAATTCCAGTACCAACTTACTACAAAAAAGACGGCGGGGCTTATATGACTGCTGGAGTTGTAATAGCAAAAGATCCGGAAACTGGAGTAAGAAATGCTTCAATTCATAGAATGCTTGTTTCTGGAAAGGATAAGCTTGGAATACGAATAGTCCCAAGAAATCTTTATACTTACTATAAAAAAGCGGAAGAAATGGATAAACCGCTTGATATTGCTATTGCAATAAGTATGCATCCTGCAACCCTTCTTGCAACAACCACTTCTGTTCCAATTACAACAGATGAGCTTGAAGTTGCAAATAATTTCCATAACGGGGATTTGAAGCTTATAAAGTGTGAATCTGTTGATTTAGACGTGCCAGATGCGGAAATAATAATGGAAGGTAAAATTTTACCTCATGAAAGAGAACCTGAAGGCCCCTTTGTAGATTTAACAGACACCTATGATGTTATAAGGGATGAACCAATTATAAAACTTAATAAAATCCATTACAAGAAAGATCCTTTCTATCATGCTATAATGCCCGCTGGATTTGAGCACCGGCTTTTACAGGGCCTTCCACAAGAACCAAGGATTTATAATGCTGTTTTAAACACAGTTCCAACTGTTCAAAATGTTGTTTTAACTGAGGGGGGCTGCTGCTGGCTTCATGCGGCAGTTTCTATAAAGAAACAAACTCAGGGCGACGGTAAAAATGTTTTGATGGCAGCGCTTGCAGCTCATCCGTCCTTAAAACATGCTATTGTAGTAGATGAAGATGTTGATATATTTAACCCTGAAGATCTTGAATATGCTATTGCAACACGTGTTAAAGGTGATGATGATATCATGATAGTTCCTGGAGCTAGAGGTTCTTCACTTGACCCTTGTGCAAAGCCTGATGGTACTACTACTAAGATTGGAGTGGACGCAACTAAGCCTTTGGACAAGTTGGAGAAATTTGAGAGGGTTAGTTTTAGTGAATAA
- a CDS encoding PepSY domain-containing protein: protein MAIKSIFKLVIITILIITILNCAYADTGPSIGENQAKTIAQNYLNSHNLPYTAVTPNGNIWYYYVKNTKTGEKEWISINTFIHDDPEFGGPGIYKKVFDNMYGVWLVQVNSRDGKNTGTIYIDGETGKILKVTVPKKAQTRNLSKTTENTALKNTTNGTNATSQTFPESNSKSASSGVNTGIFGIIALIIAIGAGYFMYTRI, encoded by the coding sequence ATGGCAATTAAAAGCATCTTTAAACTAGTAATAATAACTATCTTAATAATAACAATCTTAAACTGCGCTTATGCAGATACAGGGCCAAGCATAGGGGAAAATCAGGCTAAAACAATAGCACAAAATTATTTAAATTCCCATAACTTGCCCTACACTGCAGTAACTCCTAACGGGAACATCTGGTATTATTATGTTAAAAATACCAAAACCGGAGAAAAAGAATGGATATCCATTAACACATTCATTCACGATGACCCCGAGTTTGGTGGACCTGGCATATACAAAAAAGTTTTCGATAATATGTACGGAGTATGGCTTGTACAAGTTAACAGCAGGGATGGGAAAAATACAGGAACTATCTACATTGATGGAGAAACTGGTAAAATTCTAAAAGTTACAGTGCCAAAAAAGGCCCAGACCAGAAATTTATCCAAAACAACCGAAAATACTGCACTAAAAAACACAACTAATGGGACCAATGCAACCAGTCAAACTTTCCCTGAATCAAACAGTAAATCCGCGTCCTCAGGCGTTAATACAGGAATATTTGGTATAATTGCTTTAATTATTGCAATAGGTGCTGGCTATTTCATGTATACCAGAATATGA
- the purE gene encoding 5-(carboxyamino)imidazole ribonucleotide mutase, which produces MKPRVMILLGSSSDFSIAKKAIDILETLCIPYDIKVASAHRTHEKVKKIVTESTKNGIEVFMGIAGLSAHLPGIMAANTHKPVVGVPVDVKVAGLDSLYASVQMPFGAPVATVGIDRGDNGALLAAQIIGIHDEEVRKRVSSMRSSFFEKVNKDESKLLEKVNGNYYSPSSFDAQEFKKDDSAGEQELDSYDDLDVAVIAGSHSDIKFARKTTNFLDKMDVSYDFSVISPVRHSKKFEDQLKKVRNAKLFIALTGLSAHVTGAIVAYTEKPVIGVPCSIRLGGMDALLSMVNMPPGVPVATVGIDNGGNAAILAAEMLGITNKSVETDIIRFKGNIE; this is translated from the coding sequence ATGAAACCAAGAGTTATGATATTACTGGGAAGTTCATCTGATTTCTCTATAGCAAAAAAGGCTATAGATATATTGGAAACGTTATGTATTCCTTATGATATTAAAGTAGCTTCAGCACACAGAACGCACGAAAAAGTTAAAAAAATTGTAACAGAATCTACTAAAAATGGAATAGAAGTATTTATGGGAATTGCCGGACTTTCAGCCCACTTACCGGGGATAATGGCAGCAAATACTCATAAACCTGTGGTGGGAGTGCCTGTAGATGTTAAAGTAGCAGGTCTCGACTCTCTTTACGCTTCAGTTCAAATGCCATTTGGAGCACCGGTTGCTACCGTTGGAATAGATCGTGGGGATAATGGGGCACTACTCGCTGCACAGATAATTGGAATTCATGATGAAGAGGTAAGAAAAAGAGTTTCATCAATGAGGAGTTCCTTCTTTGAAAAAGTAAATAAAGACGAAAGCAAACTTCTTGAAAAGGTTAATGGTAATTATTATTCCCCTTCATCATTTGATGCTCAGGAATTTAAAAAAGATGATTCTGCTGGAGAGCAAGAATTAGATTCATATGATGATCTAGATGTGGCGGTAATTGCTGGAAGTCATTCGGATATTAAATTTGCAAGGAAAACCACTAATTTTCTGGATAAAATGGATGTATCCTATGATTTCAGTGTTATATCTCCTGTAAGACATTCTAAAAAGTTTGAAGACCAGTTAAAGAAAGTTAGAAATGCTAAGCTTTTTATAGCTCTAACTGGACTATCGGCACACGTTACTGGAGCTATTGTAGCTTATACAGAAAAACCAGTTATAGGGGTCCCATGTTCAATTAGACTTGGAGGGATGGATGCGCTACTTTCAATGGTTAACATGCCTCCAGGAGTACCTGTTGCAACAGTAGGAATAGATAATGGAGGAAACGCTGCTATTTTGGCTGCTGAAATGCTCGGAATCACAAATAAAAGTGTTGAAACTGATATAATACGGTTTAAAGGAAATATTGAGTGA
- a CDS encoding M28 family metallopeptidase, protein MNFKKIFIPIIIFVFIISLLLINSSVNGKSSDLALVSDVKYISQEIGPRPAGSENENKTAQYLKSKLNSYGVKTEVQSFKYYSMYSKGVKSSENVIGTINGTSPKQIIICADLDTVKDKNTGNYTEGANDDVTSIAVLIGLAKEYQHEKPYFTIKLIGFGAGEDPYTLPINASPRTSLNSEEYNKIMYIPYLIGARHYLLENQDSINNTVAVISLEAVGEGIPCFVSQDSFAENNQSFVNFLVFNARINGFNAEKIDFMTYEEPQGRDDPISHIYLPFSYANIPSTFLTCLENPNVNSSTHNNSEMPGYLTVNDNYENLVKNNGGEEGLEKQLDTILSLVKTSINNIDKFYAVKNISVT, encoded by the coding sequence ATGAATTTTAAAAAAATATTTATTCCAATCATAATCTTTGTATTTATTATATCTCTTTTATTGATAAATTCAAGTGTTAATGGTAAATCTTCGGATTTAGCATTAGTATCAGATGTAAAATACATTTCACAGGAAATAGGGCCTAGACCTGCAGGATCTGAAAATGAAAATAAAACTGCCCAGTATCTCAAATCAAAACTCAATAGTTATGGAGTTAAAACCGAAGTTCAATCATTTAAATATTATTCAATGTATTCAAAAGGTGTTAAAAGCTCTGAAAATGTTATAGGCACGATAAACGGGACATCTCCTAAACAGATCATAATATGTGCAGATTTAGATACAGTAAAAGATAAAAATACCGGTAATTACACAGAAGGGGCTAATGACGATGTAACGTCAATTGCAGTGCTAATAGGACTTGCAAAGGAATATCAACATGAAAAACCTTATTTTACCATTAAATTAATAGGTTTTGGAGCTGGCGAAGATCCATATACACTTCCAATTAATGCAAGTCCAAGAACCAGCCTAAATTCAGAAGAATACAACAAAATTATGTACATACCTTACTTAATAGGTGCAAGACATTACCTTCTTGAAAACCAGGATTCAATAAACAATACTGTTGCTGTTATAAGCTTAGAGGCTGTTGGCGAAGGTATTCCATGCTTTGTGAGTCAAGATTCGTTTGCTGAAAATAACCAATCATTCGTAAATTTTTTAGTTTTCAATGCCCGAATTAATGGTTTTAATGCTGAAAAAATTGATTTCATGACTTATGAAGAGCCCCAAGGTAGAGATGATCCCATCAGCCACATTTATTTGCCCTTTTCTTACGCAAATATCCCTTCAACGTTTTTAACATGTCTGGAAAATCCAAATGTCAATTCTTCAACCCACAATAATAGTGAAATGCCCGGCTATCTTACAGTGAACGATAATTATGAAAATCTGGTGAAAAATAATGGTGGGGAAGAAGGACTAGAAAAACAATTAGATACAATCTTAAGCCTCGTTAAAACAAGTATAAATAATATTGACAAATTTTATGCTGTAAAAAATATTTCAGTAACTTAG
- a CDS encoding DUF11 domain-containing protein: MKYSKKHGVFLFAVLFLALILCSTASAATTGNVTLNVSGTDNVTNSIISGKVIESPSNSGLTGVSIRAETTGGNLLAETTTGTNGTYALNFTSSDKTFKVTASKLGYISYTQKVNVSPNATDPNTLHGTANFTLYKLPAYSGNASSYVLNVGVLPQVLLDLYAGKSSSWVNSTVSPYASSVDTPLEIKLLNGSLLSGLLDVNSTGDQGTVIKGILPSNLPTLLQALGLKIGLLNATANSSTHPPAANGGSSVASVDLNLLNLLPVLNLSIINSSTSVTPNANVTAVTSTSGNGVADITLLGGVLQIKALQVTATATANGQPGGASANFKWSVADILLNGKSILSELTAKLSVELPGVLNISIGNPVINIAADGTSASVSGDAINVELLGLLLGGVKLTIGHADAAAQFVADAKADLSLTKTVDDATPQYQQNVTFTLTAHNNGPATATNVAVTDKLPTGLKFVSADGNYDAATGVWTVGNLASGATAILHIVAQAIAANTQLTNTAVIGGNQTDTNSSNNQANVTINVGPASDLGIKITVNNANPKYLDYVTFTLTASNYGPNDAANVKVYNTLPKGFNYVSDDSNGKFNSTSGLWAVGPLANGASAILHIVAQAMISNATVTDTANITDPDPTNTTEFYDPNSSNDNASVSVDVGPATDPAVTITASAPRCNCLDKTTFTITARNNGPNNATGVTVMTTLPAGLKFVSADGAYNSTTGTWTIGNLASGATATLHLVAQATGSRTTVTTAASIFGYELDTNDTNNNVNVTTILDPVTDLSITKTADKTTVNYLQNVTFTLTAHNSGPNDATGVTVTDKLPTGLKFLSASGNGTYNAATGVWTIGNLANGATAALKIVAQAITSNTKLTNTAVINPNTGANESDLNTTNNQANVTVNVNPASDLSITKTVSNANPKYLQNVTFTLTAHNNGPDNATGVTVTDKLPAGLKFVSASGNGTYNATSGVWTIGNLTNGADAILKIIAQVTISNGKTTNIAVINETNYDQNSTNNQGNTTVVVGPASDLSITKTASASKINYLGQVTFTLTARNNGPDAATGVTVTDKLPTGLKFLSASGNGTYNATTGVWAVGNLANGATAVLKIVAQGIVANTALTNVAIVTGTNYDQNSTNNQGNTTVTTGPASDLGITMTVNKPHPKYMEYVTFTLTASNYGPNAAPNVKVYVTLPNGLKFISADGTYNATYNSTTGLWSVGPMAVNTSQTLHIVAQAMVSNIVLTAKAYITDPPEDLSEFFDPNSDNDNADTILDVGANGSSDTGTDTGTNTPSKTIPMQKTGFPIAGMLLAALMVFAGIRPKMK, encoded by the coding sequence GTGAAATATAGTAAAAAACATGGAGTATTTTTGTTTGCAGTATTATTCCTTGCATTAATACTTTGTAGTACAGCTTCTGCAGCAACCACCGGTAACGTAACACTTAATGTCAGTGGTACAGATAACGTTACAAATTCTATAATTTCAGGTAAAGTTATAGAAAGTCCATCAAATTCAGGATTAACTGGAGTTTCAATTAGAGCTGAAACTACTGGCGGTAATCTTTTAGCGGAAACAACAACAGGAACAAATGGTACATATGCGTTGAACTTTACCAGTTCTGATAAAACATTCAAAGTTACTGCAAGTAAGTTAGGTTATATTTCTTACACTCAAAAAGTGAATGTAAGTCCTAACGCAACTGATCCAAATACTCTACATGGCACTGCAAATTTTACACTATATAAATTACCTGCATACAGTGGTAATGCTTCAAGTTATGTATTAAATGTAGGCGTACTTCCACAAGTTTTATTGGATCTTTACGCCGGAAAATCAAGTTCTTGGGTGAACAGTACAGTTTCGCCTTATGCAAGTAGTGTGGACACACCTTTGGAGATCAAACTTCTTAACGGCAGTTTGTTATCTGGTCTTTTAGATGTGAATTCAACCGGAGATCAGGGTACTGTAATTAAAGGTATCCTTCCATCGAATTTACCAACTCTACTGCAAGCTTTAGGACTTAAAATAGGTCTTTTAAATGCTACTGCTAATTCAAGCACTCATCCTCCAGCAGCAAATGGAGGAAGTAGTGTAGCATCAGTTGATCTGAATCTGCTTAACTTGCTTCCAGTTCTGAATTTAAGTATAATAAATTCAAGTACTAGTGTAACACCAAATGCAAATGTTACCGCAGTAACAAGTACATCCGGAAATGGGGTAGCAGATATAACCCTTTTAGGAGGGGTATTGCAGATTAAAGCGTTACAGGTAACTGCAACAGCAACTGCAAATGGACAACCTGGTGGAGCTAGCGCTAATTTCAAATGGTCAGTAGCGGATATACTGCTTAACGGTAAGAGTATTCTAAGTGAATTAACAGCAAAACTTTCTGTTGAACTTCCGGGAGTACTTAACATATCTATAGGTAATCCTGTAATAAATATAGCTGCAGATGGAACATCTGCTAGCGTATCTGGAGATGCTATAAATGTAGAGCTTCTTGGACTGCTTTTAGGCGGTGTAAAACTGACAATTGGCCACGCTGACGCTGCAGCACAGTTTGTTGCTGATGCAAAAGCTGACTTAAGCCTAACCAAAACCGTAGATGATGCAACACCACAATACCAGCAAAATGTTACATTTACATTAACAGCACATAACAACGGGCCTGCCACTGCAACAAACGTTGCAGTAACTGACAAATTGCCTACTGGACTTAAATTTGTCTCAGCAGATGGTAACTACGATGCTGCAACTGGTGTATGGACTGTTGGAAATTTAGCAAGTGGTGCAACTGCTATATTGCATATAGTGGCACAGGCTATCGCTGCAAACACTCAACTAACAAATACTGCAGTTATAGGTGGAAATCAGACCGATACAAATTCCAGTAACAATCAGGCTAATGTAACTATAAACGTGGGGCCTGCTTCTGACCTGGGTATTAAAATAACCGTGAACAATGCAAATCCAAAATATTTAGATTATGTTACTTTCACTTTAACAGCAAGTAATTATGGACCTAACGATGCAGCAAACGTTAAAGTGTACAATACATTACCTAAAGGATTTAATTATGTGTCAGATGACTCTAACGGTAAATTTAATTCTACCTCAGGATTATGGGCAGTTGGCCCTTTAGCTAACGGTGCATCAGCTATATTACATATAGTGGCGCAAGCTATGATTTCTAATGCTACAGTAACTGATACTGCTAATATAACTGATCCAGATCCTACTAACACTACCGAATTCTATGATCCAAATTCTAGTAATGACAATGCAAGTGTATCAGTTGATGTAGGGCCTGCTACAGACCCTGCTGTAACTATAACTGCATCAGCTCCACGTTGTAACTGTTTAGATAAAACTACATTTACTATAACTGCACGTAACAACGGACCAAACAATGCAACAGGAGTAACTGTAATGACCACACTGCCTGCAGGACTTAAATTTGTATCTGCCGACGGTGCATATAATTCAACAACAGGGACATGGACTATTGGAAATTTAGCAAGTGGTGCAACTGCTACACTACACTTAGTAGCACAGGCTACTGGTTCAAGAACTACAGTAACTACTGCAGCATCTATATTTGGATATGAACTCGATACAAATGATACAAACAACAATGTTAATGTAACTACAATTTTGGATCCGGTCACTGACCTAAGTATAACCAAAACAGCTGACAAAACTACAGTTAACTACCTGCAGAATGTAACCTTTACATTAACAGCACATAACAGCGGGCCTAATGATGCAACCGGTGTTACTGTAACTGATAAGTTACCTACAGGACTTAAATTCTTGTCTGCTAGTGGTAACGGCACATATAACGCTGCAACTGGTGTATGGACTATTGGTAATTTAGCTAATGGTGCAACTGCTGCCTTAAAAATAGTAGCACAGGCTATTACATCAAACACTAAATTAACAAACACAGCTGTTATAAACCCGAACACTGGTGCAAACGAAAGTGATTTAAACACTACTAACAACCAGGCTAATGTAACTGTAAATGTGAATCCTGCTTCAGATTTAAGTATAACTAAAACAGTAAGCAATGCAAACCCAAAATATCTACAAAATGTAACCTTTACATTAACAGCACATAACAACGGTCCAGATAACGCTACTGGTGTTACTGTAACTGACAAGTTACCAGCTGGACTTAAATTTGTTTCAGCTAGTGGTAATGGTACATATAATGCTACAAGTGGCGTATGGACTATTGGCAATTTAACTAACGGTGCTGATGCCATATTAAAAATTATAGCACAAGTTACTATTTCTAATGGTAAGACTACCAACATAGCTGTTATAAATGAAACCAACTACGATCAGAACAGTACTAACAATCAGGGTAATACAACTGTAGTTGTGGGTCCAGCTTCTGATCTTAGCATCACTAAAACAGCAAGCGCCAGCAAAATTAACTATTTAGGACAAGTAACTTTCACATTAACAGCACGAAACAATGGACCTGATGCTGCTACTGGTGTTACTGTAACTGATAAGTTACCTACAGGACTTAAATTCTTGTCTGCTAGTGGTAACGGTACATATAATGCTACAACTGGTGTATGGGCTGTTGGTAATTTAGCTAATGGTGCAACTGCTGTCTTAAAGATAGTGGCACAGGGTATTGTTGCAAACACTGCATTAACCAATGTCGCAATTGTAACCGGAACAAACTATGATCAGAATTCAACCAACAACCAGGGTAATACAACTGTAACCACAGGTCCAGCTTCTGACCTTGGTATAACTATGACAGTTAACAAACCACATCCAAAATATATGGAGTATGTGACTTTTACTTTGACAGCAAGCAATTATGGACCTAATGCTGCGCCAAACGTTAAAGTATACGTTACATTACCTAATGGGCTCAAATTTATCTCAGCTGATGGTACATATAACGCTACATACAACTCAACAACTGGATTATGGTCTGTAGGTCCTATGGCTGTTAACACCAGTCAGACATTACATATAGTAGCACAAGCTATGGTCTCAAACATAGTATTGACAGCTAAAGCATACATAACTGACCCTCCAGAAGATCTAAGTGAATTCTTTGATCCCAACAGTGACAATGACAATGCAGATACCATATTGGATGTAGGTGCAAATGGTTCATCAGATACAGGCACAGATACTGGTACAAATACGCCATCAAAAACTATTCCGATGCAAAAAACAGGATTTCCCATTGCGGGAATGTTACTGGCTGCATTAATGGTTTTTGCTGGAATAAGACCTAAAATGAAATAA
- the amrS gene encoding AmmeMemoRadiSam system radical SAM enzyme: MKKEVLIYDKLDGAMNCKICARKCVIAEGDTGFCSMRANMDGKLYALNYAAASSVAVDPIEKKPLFHFYPGSTVFSIGSVGCNFRCKHCQNWNISQVDIEEIPTQELPPEEAIRLTKQYGCKSIAWTYNEPTMWFEYTYDSAKLAKKEGIATIYVTNGYMSKESFEMISPYLDAANIDLKGMSDKFYKDLCQARLQPVLDNIKRFYENKIHIEITNLIIPGYNDSEEDIKALVNFMVDETGLEVPLHFTRFFPYYELGQLPPTPVESLQRAYKIAKDAGMKYVYVGNVSTGGEESTFCPECGKMVILRNGFEVVSNEIKEKGICPACKAKLNIIT; this comes from the coding sequence ATGAAAAAAGAAGTCCTTATTTATGATAAATTAGATGGTGCCATGAACTGCAAAATATGCGCCCGAAAATGCGTTATTGCGGAAGGAGATACTGGTTTCTGCAGTATGAGAGCAAACATGGATGGAAAACTCTATGCCCTAAATTACGCTGCTGCATCATCTGTAGCCGTAGACCCCATCGAAAAAAAGCCTCTTTTCCATTTTTACCCAGGTTCAACTGTTTTTTCCATTGGATCAGTGGGTTGCAACTTTAGATGTAAACACTGCCAGAACTGGAATATTTCACAGGTAGATATAGAAGAAATTCCAACACAGGAACTACCTCCTGAAGAAGCAATAAGACTCACCAAACAATATGGATGTAAATCCATTGCATGGACCTACAATGAACCAACTATGTGGTTTGAATATACATATGACTCAGCAAAACTTGCAAAAAAAGAAGGAATAGCTACAATTTATGTAACAAATGGATACATGAGTAAAGAATCATTTGAAATGATAAGTCCATACCTTGATGCTGCCAATATCGATTTAAAAGGAATGTCTGACAAGTTTTACAAGGATTTATGCCAGGCCAGGCTTCAACCTGTCTTAGATAATATAAAGAGATTTTACGAAAATAAAATCCATATCGAGATAACAAATTTAATTATACCTGGGTACAACGATTCTGAAGAAGATATTAAAGCTTTAGTGAACTTCATGGTAGATGAAACAGGATTAGAAGTTCCTCTACATTTTACAAGATTTTTCCCATACTATGAATTAGGCCAATTACCACCAACACCAGTAGAATCACTCCAGAGAGCTTATAAAATTGCAAAAGATGCGGGAATGAAATATGTATATGTTGGAAATGTTTCTACAGGTGGTGAAGAAAGCACATTTTGTCCAGAATGTGGAAAAATGGTTATACTGCGAAATGGGTTTGAAGTTGTAAGTAACGAAATTAAAGAAAAAGGAATATGCCCTGCTTGTAAAGCAAAGTTAAATATTATAACTTAA